In the genome of Planctomycetia bacterium, one region contains:
- a CDS encoding VCBS repeat-containing protein: protein MKAFKIVPLLILSCSLTPSLWGQEPIQFRSQEIDRSLKVGYSVVIADVNHDKKPDIVVADAQRVIWFENPTWKLHTIIQGQTKPDNVSIAAHDIDGDGLIDFALAADWKPFNTKSGGTLQWLQRGKTLDEPWKMHLIADDIPTIHRIRFARLSGQLNHDLMVIPLMGRGSSAANNWSEQPVEILSYSIPKKPANERWNSTVYDRSLHVIHNFDVADLTGYGNNRLLTASYEGVTLFDHEKLTGSGNSIKSVRIGEGNQSQPGKNRGASEIRLGRLKDKEPVIATIEPWHGNQVVVYQSAGTDLSKPWKRYVIDKDLKWGHALAWADFDGDGEDELITGIRDTLNAQFPCGVRLYKRGKNQWTMKQVGPGSVAVEDLTVADLNGDGKPDIVAVGRATGNVVIYWNETGTRK, encoded by the coding sequence ATGAAAGCGTTCAAGATAGTTCCATTACTGATTCTCAGTTGCAGCCTGACGCCATCACTTTGGGGCCAGGAACCAATACAGTTTCGCTCTCAGGAGATAGATCGCAGCCTGAAGGTAGGCTACTCCGTGGTTATTGCTGATGTGAACCATGACAAAAAGCCAGATATCGTGGTAGCAGATGCACAAAGGGTAATCTGGTTTGAGAATCCCACTTGGAAACTGCATACGATTATTCAAGGGCAAACCAAGCCCGATAATGTGAGTATTGCTGCCCACGATATTGATGGTGACGGGCTTATTGATTTCGCATTGGCTGCTGACTGGAAGCCGTTCAACACCAAATCAGGGGGGACGCTGCAATGGCTACAACGTGGGAAGACTCTGGATGAACCGTGGAAAATGCATCTGATAGCGGATGATATTCCCACAATTCATCGGATACGCTTTGCCAGGCTAAGTGGGCAGCTAAACCATGACTTGATGGTGATTCCATTAATGGGGCGTGGTTCTTCAGCAGCGAATAACTGGAGCGAACAACCTGTTGAGATTCTGTCATACTCCATTCCGAAAAAACCTGCAAACGAGCGTTGGAATTCAACGGTATACGATCGGTCTCTTCATGTCATTCATAATTTCGATGTTGCTGACCTAACAGGCTATGGCAATAACAGACTCCTTACAGCAAGCTACGAAGGTGTTACACTTTTCGATCATGAAAAGCTGACAGGTTCTGGCAACTCGATCAAATCGGTTCGCATTGGTGAAGGCAATCAATCTCAGCCTGGCAAAAATCGTGGAGCAAGCGAAATCAGATTGGGACGATTGAAAGACAAGGAGCCTGTTATTGCCACCATCGAACCCTGGCATGGCAACCAGGTCGTCGTTTACCAGTCTGCAGGTACAGACCTCAGTAAACCATGGAAGAGGTATGTAATCGATAAGGACCTCAAATGGGGACACGCCCTCGCCTGGGCAGATTTCGACGGTGATGGAGAAGATGAACTGATCACAGGCATCCGTGACACGTTGAATGCCCAATTCCCTTGTGGAGTGAGACTTTATAAACGGGGTAAGAACCAGTGGACTATGAAACAAGTGGGACCTGGATCAGTAGCTGTGGAGGATCTGACCGTGGCAGATCTCAATGGAGATGGTAAGCCAGATATCGTTGCTGTCGGGCGGGCGACGGGTAACGTGGTCATTTACTGGAATGAAACAGGCACTCGCAAATGA
- a CDS encoding aminotransferase class I/II-fold pyridoxal phosphate-dependent enzyme: MQPAFGQPTFGPSSPLAPAFIPSSVYALPDLDALEEISTGQQGGFIYARDNHPNAVQLESELTRLENAAGSVVCTNGMAAIAAVAMATLTHDSQVLASHFLYGRTTQLFLQELTRFQVSVTGVDTNDLSAVAEALQQRVDHSPCLVVVETISNPLLTIANLSSLAQFCHQHDATLLVDNTFATPVLCRPIELGADYVIESLTKMIGGHSDITLGAIAVRQSEKLPRLRQVRSIWGWMGDPFPCWLSLRGLPTLKLRVEASCENANRLARFLQDQSSISKVIYPGLPEHPDHEIAKQLLGGYYGNMLCFELKGGRSAVNDFFRRSPALKFCPSLGDYATTCSHPASTSHRYLAPEERERQGIAEGLVRLSVGIEPWNELTDAFRHGLEN, translated from the coding sequence ATGCAACCAGCTTTCGGCCAGCCAACCTTTGGCCCCAGTTCTCCCCTTGCACCAGCTTTTATTCCATCATCTGTTTATGCTCTGCCCGACCTGGATGCATTAGAAGAAATCAGCACAGGCCAACAGGGCGGATTTATCTATGCCCGAGATAATCATCCCAATGCAGTACAACTGGAATCAGAACTCACTCGATTGGAAAATGCCGCGGGTTCCGTCGTTTGCACCAACGGAATGGCAGCTATCGCAGCAGTCGCCATGGCAACACTGACACATGACAGCCAGGTACTTGCAAGTCATTTTCTCTACGGACGAACCACGCAGCTATTCCTTCAGGAACTGACTCGCTTTCAGGTTTCAGTTACTGGAGTAGATACCAATGACCTTTCTGCTGTTGCCGAAGCGTTGCAGCAACGAGTAGATCATTCTCCCTGTCTGGTTGTGGTAGAAACGATTTCCAATCCATTGTTAACTATTGCGAATTTATCGAGCCTGGCACAATTTTGCCATCAGCATGATGCAACCCTGCTGGTAGATAATACTTTTGCCACTCCGGTGCTTTGTAGACCCATAGAGCTTGGCGCTGATTATGTGATTGAAAGCTTGACCAAGATGATTGGTGGGCATTCCGATATCACTTTAGGTGCTATTGCTGTTCGCCAAAGCGAAAAACTACCACGACTTCGGCAGGTTCGCAGCATCTGGGGATGGATGGGCGACCCATTTCCCTGCTGGCTATCCTTGCGTGGCTTGCCAACCTTGAAGCTTCGAGTCGAAGCATCGTGCGAGAATGCCAACAGGCTTGCTCGTTTTCTACAGGATCAATCGAGCATCAGTAAAGTGATTTACCCAGGTTTGCCTGAGCATCCTGACCATGAAATCGCCAAGCAGCTTTTGGGTGGTTACTATGGCAATATGCTCTGCTTCGAATTAAAAGGGGGTCGATCTGCGGTCAACGATTTCTTCCGTCGCTCGCCAGCACTGAAATTCTGCCCCTCACTGGGTGATTATGCTACCACCTGTAGTCATCCAGCCAGCACATCGCATCGCTATCTCGCTCCGGAAGAACGGGAACGGCAGGGTATCGCGGAAGGTCTGGTCAGATTGTCCGTGGGTATTGAACCCTGGAATGAGTTAACTGATGCGTTTCGACATGGTTTGGAGAATTGA
- a CDS encoding thioredoxin family protein yields MQVLLISLLLTFGGKYNEVLNIGDKAPAWDALPGIDGKKHFLVDWKDKPYLVIVFTCNSCPCARDYEDRIKAFAEKHKEQLAVIAINPNLIKDDNLDAMKKRATDRGYNFTYLHDETQKVAKAYGATYTPEFFLLNSERKIVYMGAMDDKDDPDKVKERFLEDALAAVQSGKAPAKTETLARGCMVRYKRR; encoded by the coding sequence ATGCAAGTCCTGCTTATTTCCTTGTTGCTGACATTCGGCGGCAAATATAACGAAGTGCTGAACATTGGCGATAAAGCTCCTGCCTGGGACGCTTTGCCGGGAATAGATGGCAAGAAACATTTCCTCGTAGATTGGAAAGACAAGCCATACCTTGTCATTGTCTTTACCTGTAACAGCTGCCCGTGTGCAAGGGATTATGAAGATCGCATCAAGGCATTTGCAGAGAAGCATAAGGAACAACTTGCAGTTATTGCTATCAACCCGAATCTCATTAAGGATGACAACCTTGATGCCATGAAGAAGCGGGCGACTGATCGAGGGTATAACTTTACTTATTTACATGATGAAACACAGAAAGTCGCAAAAGCCTATGGTGCAACCTACACTCCGGAATTCTTTCTACTCAACAGTGAACGCAAAATCGTTTACATGGGTGCCATGGATGACAAAGATGATCCAGATAAGGTAAAGGAACGATTCCTGGAAGATGCTCTTGCAGCAGTTCAATCTGGCAAGGCTCCGGCCAAGACTGAAACGCTGGCACGAGGTTGCATGGTACGATACAAGAGACGTTAG
- a CDS encoding metal-dependent transcriptional regulator, whose protein sequence is MEEVSTPPSKAVQDYLKTLHRLGGAERLVSPVDIAVRLDVRAPSVTGMLKRLSELGYIQYESGKGARLTAFGTIEARRVIRRHRLVELFLHQVLKLDWSEIDAEAEALEHAISPRLEQALAHYLGEPVEDPHGHPIPSRDGQITCRSLLPISTFQPGDKMVVREVPDEHPDRLRRWQELGLLPGAQALMVSHQPLDDLYELKIGSKVVLLGREGLTGIMAERVKE, encoded by the coding sequence ATGGAGGAAGTTTCAACACCTCCGTCAAAAGCTGTGCAGGACTACCTCAAGACCCTCCATCGATTAGGAGGGGCAGAGCGGTTGGTATCTCCAGTTGACATCGCAGTCCGCCTAGATGTCAGAGCGCCTTCAGTAACAGGAATGCTGAAGCGATTGTCGGAACTAGGTTACATTCAATACGAATCGGGAAAGGGAGCAAGGCTAACTGCTTTTGGAACGATTGAAGCCAGGCGGGTTATTCGTCGACATCGATTAGTGGAATTATTTCTGCACCAGGTGTTAAAACTTGATTGGAGCGAAATCGACGCAGAAGCTGAGGCGCTGGAACATGCCATCTCGCCTCGCTTGGAACAAGCCTTGGCACATTATCTGGGTGAGCCTGTTGAGGATCCACACGGTCATCCTATCCCCAGCCGCGATGGACAGATCACTTGTCGCAGTCTGCTGCCCATTTCTACCTTTCAACCTGGTGATAAAATGGTTGTGCGAGAGGTCCCGGATGAACATCCCGATCGTCTTCGCCGCTGGCAGGAACTGGGTCTGCTACCGGGCGCTCAAGCACTTATGGTAAGTCATCAACCATTAGATGATCTCTATGAGCTGAAAATAGGAAGTAAGGTGGTTCTTTTGGGGCGTGAAGGGCTCACAGGCATCATGGCGGAGCGGGTTAAAGAATAA
- a CDS encoding Uma2 family endonuclease → MSAALKRSLTPDEYLVIERAAKFKSEFYHGEMFAMAGPRYSHNRVLANLIFRISACLQGSACFVLPNDMRVKSIRNNSYFYPDVIIVCGKPQFEDNVFDTLLNPKVIIEVLSESTERFDRGDKFEEYSNMSSLEEYVLVSQDRMQIQRFTRQAEDHWDMRIFKDESGEFSLQKVKVAIPMKDIYAGIEFGQGESHSVDLSIPR, encoded by the coding sequence ATGTCAGCTGCACTTAAACGCAGCTTAACACCAGATGAATACTTGGTCATCGAAAGAGCTGCTAAGTTCAAAAGTGAGTTCTATCATGGCGAGATGTTTGCCATGGCAGGGCCACGATATTCGCACAATAGAGTTCTTGCTAATTTGATCTTTCGAATCAGTGCTTGTCTTCAAGGTTCTGCCTGCTTTGTCTTGCCGAATGATATGAGAGTCAAATCTATCAGGAACAACTCCTATTTTTATCCCGATGTTATCATCGTTTGCGGTAAGCCTCAATTTGAAGACAATGTTTTCGATACGCTACTCAATCCCAAAGTGATCATTGAGGTATTGTCTGAATCCACAGAACGCTTTGATCGAGGTGATAAGTTTGAAGAATACAGCAACATGAGTTCATTAGAGGAATATGTCCTGGTATCACAAGACAGAATGCAAATTCAACGATTCACTCGCCAGGCAGAAGATCATTGGGATATGCGCATTTTCAAGGATGAATCAGGAGAATTCAGTTTGCAGAAGGTGAAAGTTGCCATTCCCATGAAAGATATTTATGCAGGCATTGAGTTCGGCCAGGGCGAATCGCACAGTGTAGACTTATCAATACCCCGCTAA
- the rnpA gene encoding ribonuclease P protein component, whose amino-acid sequence MEQKPDQSFRPADRLRKSHEIESVLKKGNKVRGKYLVLYGLANSLGHPRLGRVISKRWGNAVRRNRIRRWLREVFRRHKSTIHAMDLVVLLHSNHQFSYQRISDDFLQLAERMKHKINCMPAE is encoded by the coding sequence ATGGAACAGAAACCTGACCAAAGCTTTCGTCCTGCCGATCGACTTCGAAAATCGCATGAAATTGAAAGTGTGCTGAAAAAAGGGAACAAAGTGCGAGGCAAGTATCTTGTTCTATATGGACTAGCTAATTCTCTCGGACATCCCAGGCTTGGGCGTGTCATCAGCAAGCGATGGGGCAATGCCGTGCGACGCAATCGCATCAGGCGCTGGTTGAGAGAAGTCTTTCGCAGACACAAATCAACCATCCATGCCATGGATCTGGTAGTGCTGCTTCACAGCAATCATCAATTTAGTTATCAAAGAATAAGCGACGATTTTCTCCAACTAGCTGAGAGAATGAAGCATAAGATTAACTGCATGCCTGCTGAATAA
- the cyaB gene encoding class IV adenylate cyclase — protein MKFPVVDPAETKMQLKQLGFHADRTEHEVDRYYNAPDRDFVQTDEALRIRQIGENGYLTYKGPKRGSQGKVRKEHEVELTTGSAARMHQILLDLRYIPSIEVRKNRTRYFHTVQKDVTISWDEVEGLGTFIELELLVPESDKAEALTCIQSLAQSLGLEREERRAYLELKLKQSP, from the coding sequence ATGAAATTTCCTGTTGTTGATCCTGCAGAAACAAAAATGCAATTGAAGCAATTGGGCTTTCATGCAGACAGAACTGAACACGAAGTAGATCGATATTACAATGCGCCAGACCGCGACTTTGTCCAGACTGATGAAGCCTTGCGCATTCGCCAGATCGGTGAAAATGGTTATTTGACTTATAAAGGACCCAAGCGAGGCTCGCAAGGGAAAGTGAGAAAAGAGCATGAAGTTGAACTGACAACAGGTTCAGCAGCCAGGATGCATCAGATTTTGCTCGATCTGCGATATATCCCATCCATTGAAGTGCGAAAGAATAGAACGCGTTATTTTCATACAGTACAAAAAGATGTCACCATATCCTGGGATGAAGTCGAGGGTTTGGGCACATTTATTGAACTGGAGTTGCTGGTGCCCGAAAGTGACAAAGCTGAAGCATTAACGTGCATTCAGTCACTGGCGCAATCGCTAGGTCTAGAACGAGAAGAACGGCGTGCTTACCTTGAGTTGAAACTGAAACAGTCACCATAG